TCCCGGTTCACCAGATGGGGCGCGCGCAGCTTGCGCAGGGTCTGATCCAGCCGCGAAGTGATCAGCGGCAGTTGCCGTTTCATGAGCCCCTGCAGGGCATCGGCCTGTTCCGGGCCGCTGGATTCCGCCGCCTTGCACAGGGTGGTGAGGGATTGCAGGAGGTTTTTCACGTCGTGGGTAAGCCGCGCCCCCGTCTCATGGATGGCCTGCATGTAGGCGTTCTGGCGCTGTTCCCGCTCCCTGAGTTTTGCTTCATGGAAAAACTCGATGAGCTCCACCAGAAGCCGCGTGTGCATGGTGAGGGCGGGCGCCAGATGGGCGCGGGTGTAGAGATCCACACTCAGGCGGCGCAAGGGGATGTCCAGGCAATGGGCGGTGGGCAGCCCGAACTCGCCCTGCTCCTCCAGGGTGTGCCAGCTTCCGCCGGCAATCCAAGGCAGCCTTCCCAGCTCCTCCATGGCGCGCCTGACGAAGGTTCCCGGCTCCGGCTCGCTTTCCGCGAGGCGCGCCAGATCGCGTAGCCAATCCTCGAAGGGCAGGCCCACGCTCAAAAGGTAACGGGAGAGAAGCTGCCCGAAGCCGGCAAAGCCCGCCCGCGGCTGCCACAGCCAGGCCAGCACCAGGAGCAACCCGGCTAGGCCCAGCAGCGCCCCGGCCAGGGAGATGAGGTAGTGCTCTCCGCTCAGCACCTTGAGAGCGAAGCTGCCCAGCACCAGCACCATGACAAGGAGGAACAGCATCAGGCTGTAGATGAAGTCCACCACGTGGGCGCGGTCCGCCGGCATGTCCTCGCGACCGAGGAAGAGGAGCAGCAGGGGAAAGACGGGCAGGCCGAAGCGCATGAGGAAGGTGACCGGCCCCAGCATGGCCTCCGTGGCGAAGAGGTGGGGCACCACCCAGCCGAGGAGCATGCCCAGGAGATAGGTCACCGCAAGCAAAGCGGAAAGCCGTTGCCGCCGCGCCTCCTGCCCCAGCGCGCGGCCACCGATCAGGCCCACCAGCACGCCGATCCAAAGGGCGGCGGTCCACCAGCCCGCCCCCCACACGAGGGCCGCGGCCAGCAGGACAAGAACCAAGGCGGAAGCGGGGCTGACCGCCTCGTCGGGCCGCCACAAGGGCTGCCAGAAGAGGAAAAAGCCCAGATGCGCAAGGAGAAGCGCCCGTGCCCACCACGCTTCCACTCCCCAGGCGAGCGCGCCATGGAGGGTGAGGAGCATCAGGCCCAGCCACAGGTGGGGATAGGCCCGCGTCCATTGCGCGAGACTTGCCCCGCCCTTCTCGGCCCCCCTGTCGGCCCCCCTGTCGGCCATCTTTTCTTCCCTGCGCCCGCCGGCGACCTGCCGGCTTTCTGCTACCATCGCCCTGTCCCGTTTCCCTTCACACCATGCGAGCAGTCCTCGCCATCGCCCAGCACACCACCCTGGAGGCGCTGCGCGGCCGCACCCTCCTCTGGTCGGCTGCCACCCTGCTCTTTCTCGTCGGTGCAAGCCTCTTTCTGCGGGAAATCGCCATCGCCGACGGCACGCGCCTGCAGACGGCGTTTCTCGCCGCTTCCATGCGTCTTGCCGGTGCCTTCATCGCGGCGACGGTCATTATCGGCGCCATGGTGCGGGAGTTCAACGAACAGGGTCATCTGCTGCTCCTCTCCCTCCCCCTCACACGCTCCCGCTACTGCGCCGGCAAATTCCTCGGCTTTGCCTGGGTCCTTTTCCTGCTCGCCCTGATGGCGGGTCTGCTCCTTGCACTTTTCGTGCCGCCTGTGCGGGCAGCGGCCTGGGGGGTGGCACTGTTTCTGGAATTGCTCATCGTGGGCAGCATGGGCCTCTTTGCCGCCGTGAGCCTGCGCCAGATGCTGCCCGCCCTCCTCCTCACGCTGGGCTTTTATGGGCTCGCGCGGGCCATCGGTGGCATCCAGCTCCTTGCCCACTGGAACCCCACCCAAGGCGCCTGGCTTACACCCCTGGTGGATGGACTGGCCTGGCTTCTGCCGCGGCTGGATGGCTTCGCCGCTTCCGCCCGTGTGCTGGGGGAAGGCGGCAGCCTGACCCCCGCCTTGGTACAGAGTGCCCTCTACTGCGCCCTGCTCATCAACCTCACCCTACTCGATGTCAACCGGCGCGATCTCTGACCGTCCGCGCAGGGGCGTGCTGGTCGCCCTGCTGCTCCTTGCCGCCCACATCGCCTGGCGTGCCCACGAGCCGCTGCCCCCTGCGCAAGCGGGCTTCCTGCCCGCCCCGCCGCCCCTCGCCGTGGCGCGCGCGGCAAGCCTCGGCGAGCCGGTCGCCCTGGCTGGCCTGGCCACCCTGTGGCTGCAGAGCGTGGGCGATGCGCCGGGGGCGGCCACCCCCTTCGCCCAGCTCGATTACGTCCGGCTGGAAGCCTGGCTCGACACCCTGCTTGCCCTCGACCCCTTTGCAGACGCGCCGCTTCTTCTCGCGAGCCACGTCTTCAGCCAGGTGCCCGACCCCGACAGGGTGCGGCGGATGCTGGCCTTCACCCGCCGTGCCTTTGCCGCTGATCCCGACCGCCGCTGGCGCTGGCTCACCCACGCGGCGCTGATCGCCAAACACCGCCTCAACGATACACCGCTTGCCCTCGACTACGCGCGGGCCGTGGCCACCCATACCCATTCCCCGCCGGTGCCCCATTGGGCGCGGCAGATGCCCATCTTCCTCCTCGAGGAACTGGGCGAGGTGGAGGCTGCGCGGATGGAGCTTTCCGCCTGGCTTGCCTCCGGCAGCGTCACCGACCCGGCGGAACGCCGCTTCCTCGGCGCGCGCCTGCTGGAGCTTGAGACCGCCGAAACTTCGCCACCTCCGTCGAGAATGCGACACTCGCCGCAACCACACCGCTGAAATACGGGGAAATACGGCCACCGGCCGCTGCTGGCGCACCCCGCGGCCGGTGGCACGAAGCTTGCAGGCAATGGGGCAGAATAACGACCATAAGACATGGAGAGCGGGTCATGCAGGCAAAGCAGAGTGGCTTCACCCTGATCGAGATCGCCATCGTCCTGGTGATCATCGGGCTGCTCCTGGGCGGCGTGCTGAAGGGGCAGGAGCTCATCCAGAACGCCCGGGTGCGCAACATCATCGCCCAGCAGGATGGCATCAAGGCAGCCTTCTTCGGCTTTCAGGACCGTTACCGGGGTGTGCCCGGCGACTATCCGGCCACCCTTGCCAACCAGAACATCCCGGGGGCGGACACGGTTTGCGGTGGTGATGGCAACAGCCTCATCGAAGCCAAGACCGTAACCGGTTCACCCGAATACGTCTGCGCCTGGTATCACCTCTCCAAGGCGGGTTTCATCACGGGCAATTACAGCGGCACCGGCACCGACTCCGATGCCAACAATTCCCCTGCCAACCCCTTCGGCGGCCTCATCCAGCTGATCTTCGACAATGTCTATCTGGACACCACCCAAAACCCGCCGAAGGTACACAACATCAAAACGGGGATCAACATCCCCAGCACGGTGCTCGCCGAGGTGGACCGGAAAATCGACGATGGCAAGCCGGCGAGCGGCAGTTTCCGCTACTCCTCCTGGAACGTCCCTGAGGGCTCCGGTTGTGTGAGCGACACATCGGGGACCTGGACCTGGGACAACACCGGCGCCCAGACCGTCTGCGGCGGCGCCACCCTCTTCTGAAACGCTTTAACCGCGGGTGAGGCGCAGCTCCGCAAGGGTGAGGTCCTCGGGCAGGCCCAGCAGGACCAGCGTGTCACCCGCTGCGAGGCGCAGCTCCGGCCCCGGCTGCACCCCGCGCACGCCGTGGCGCCGCACCGCCGTCACCTGCACATTGAGGCTTTCCAGATCGATTTCCCCAAGACTGTGTCCCACCGTGGGCGCGCCCTCGGGAATGGTCACCGTATAAAGCCGCGGCTGCACCGTCTCCGTACCTTCTGTTGCCGCTTCACTCAAGCCCAGGAAAAATGCCTTGAGCAGGGTGTAACGCCGCTCCCGCACCTCGCGCACCCGCTTGACCACGCGGGAAGGCGGCACCCCCAGCAGCATCAGGGCGTGGGAAGCCAACATGAGGCTGCCTTCCAGTACCTCCGGCACCACCTCCTGGGCGCCCGCGGCGATGAGTTCATCCATGCGCGAATCGTCCAGGGTGCGCACCACCACCGGCAGCCCGGGGCGCGCCTGCTGCACCACCCGCAGCACCTTGAGGGCGGAGTCCACATCGGCATAGGTCACCACCACCATGCGCGCCCGCGCCAGGCCCGCCGCCGTGAGCACCTCCAGCCGGCTGGCATCGCCATAGACCACACTCTCCCCCGCCGCGGCGGCCTGTTTCACCCGTACCGGATCGAGATCGAGGGCGATGAAGGCGATGTCCTCCTGCTCCAACAGGCGCGCCAGGGTCTGGCCGCTGCGGCCATAGCCGCAGACGATCACATGGTCGGCACGGCCAAAGCTCCGGGCGGCGATTTCATGGAGCTCCGCGGCGCGGCTCATCCATTCGCTGGCACAGAGGCGACGCACCAGTAGATCGCTGTGCTGGATGATGAGGGGGGCAAGGAGCATGGACAATAGCATCGCCGCCAGCACCGGTTGGGCGATCGCCGACCCCAGCAAACCCTGGCTTCCCGCGAGCGCCAACAGCACCAGACCGAACTCCCCCGCCTGGGCGAGCGCCAGCCCCACCCGCCACGCATCGGCGCTGGTGGCGCCAAAAAGTCGCACCAGTCCCGCCACCAGGGCAAGCTTCCCCACCACGAGGGCGACGGTGAGCGCAAGCACGGTGGGAAGATGCGCCCACACCTTGGCCGGGTCGAGTTGCATGCCCATGGTGATGAAGAAAAGCCCCAGTAGCACATCGCGGAAGGGCTTGATATCGGCTTCCACCTGATAGCGGTACTCGGTTTCGGAAATGAGCACGCCGGCCAGGAAGGCCCCCAGCGCCATGGACAGCTCGGCGCGTTCGGTAAGCCAGGCGAGCCCCAGGGTGACAAGAAGGACGTTGAGCACGAAAAGCTCCGGCGTCTTGCGCGCCGCCACTAGGGCGAACCAGGGGCGCATCAGCCGCTGCCCGAAAAAGAGAATGAGGGCCAGCGCTACCGCCGCCTTGAGCACGGCCAGCCCCAGGGTGAGGGCGAGCTCGCCCTGGCCGCGGGCCAGCGCCGGGATCAGAATCAGAAGCGGCACCACCGCCAGGTCCTGGAAGAGCAGCACGCCCACGATCTGCTGGCCGTGGCGGGAGCCAAGTTCGTGGCGTTCCGCCAGCAGCCGGCTGACGATGGCGGTGGAGGACATGGCCAGGACACCGCCGAGGACGAAACCCACACGCCAGTCGAGCCCCGCGACGAGCGCGAGGCCAAGCACCAACAGAAGGGTTGCCGCCACCTGCAGCCCGCCGAGACCAAACACCAGATGGCGCATCGCCTTGAGCTGGGCGAGGCTGAATTCGAGGCCGATGCTGAACATGAGGAAGACCACGCCGAACTCCGCCAGATAACGGGATTCCACCGTGTCCGGCAGCAGGCCCCAGGCGTGGGGGCCGATGGCCACCCCCGCCGCCATGTAACCCAGCAGCGAAGGCAGGCGCAGCCAGCGGAACAGAGCAACGATGAAGACCGCGGCGGCAAGGAGGACGAGGACGAGTTCGAGGGTGCCGTGCATGGCGAATCGGTTTTTCTGGACCCGGTGCGAGTATATCAACCCGCCTGCCGGCGCCGGCGGGCCGC
The nucleotide sequence above comes from Burkholderiales bacterium. Encoded proteins:
- a CDS encoding ABC transporter permease subunit, translated to MRAVLAIAQHTTLEALRGRTLLWSAATLLFLVGASLFLREIAIADGTRLQTAFLAASMRLAGAFIAATVIIGAMVREFNEQGHLLLLSLPLTRSRYCAGKFLGFAWVLFLLALMAGLLLALFVPPVRAAAWGVALFLELLIVGSMGLFAAVSLRQMLPALLLTLGFYGLARAIGGIQLLAHWNPTQGAWLTPLVDGLAWLLPRLDGFAASARVLGEGGSLTPALVQSALYCALLINLTLLDVNRRDL
- a CDS encoding prepilin-type N-terminal cleavage/methylation domain-containing protein; this encodes MQAKQSGFTLIEIAIVLVIIGLLLGGVLKGQELIQNARVRNIIAQQDGIKAAFFGFQDRYRGVPGDYPATLANQNIPGADTVCGGDGNSLIEAKTVTGSPEYVCAWYHLSKAGFITGNYSGTGTDSDANNSPANPFGGLIQLIFDNVYLDTTQNPPKVHNIKTGINIPSTVLAEVDRKIDDGKPASGSFRYSSWNVPEGSGCVSDTSGTWTWDNTGAQTVCGGATLF
- a CDS encoding monovalent cation:proton antiporter-2 (CPA2) family protein encodes the protein MHGTLELVLVLLAAAVFIVALFRWLRLPSLLGYMAAGVAIGPHAWGLLPDTVESRYLAEFGVVFLMFSIGLEFSLAQLKAMRHLVFGLGGLQVAATLLLVLGLALVAGLDWRVGFVLGGVLAMSSTAIVSRLLAERHELGSRHGQQIVGVLLFQDLAVVPLLILIPALARGQGELALTLGLAVLKAAVALALILFFGQRLMRPWFALVAARKTPELFVLNVLLVTLGLAWLTERAELSMALGAFLAGVLISETEYRYQVEADIKPFRDVLLGLFFITMGMQLDPAKVWAHLPTVLALTVALVVGKLALVAGLVRLFGATSADAWRVGLALAQAGEFGLVLLALAGSQGLLGSAIAQPVLAAMLLSMLLAPLIIQHSDLLVRRLCASEWMSRAAELHEIAARSFGRADHVIVCGYGRSGQTLARLLEQEDIAFIALDLDPVRVKQAAAAGESVVYGDASRLEVLTAAGLARARMVVVTYADVDSALKVLRVVQQARPGLPVVVRTLDDSRMDELIAAGAQEVVPEVLEGSLMLASHALMLLGVPPSRVVKRVREVRERRYTLLKAFFLGLSEAATEGTETVQPRLYTVTIPEGAPTVGHSLGEIDLESLNVQVTAVRRHGVRGVQPGPELRLAAGDTLVLLGLPEDLTLAELRLTRG